A part of Olleya sp. Bg11-27 genomic DNA contains:
- a CDS encoding S8 family peptidase, protein MKITYKPIVLSAFAALVLSSCGGSSPILSTPIENIINTPMKESPLTDMEAHNWGHLDLAKDTIPGMAVDKAYAEIIKNRKGQQIIVAVIDSGIDITHEDLDGVIWTNPKEIAGNGIDDDYNGYVDDIHGWNFLGDAYDEQLEMTRIAATLDTSLPRYAEANAELEEAYQSALSGKKRYDQIYEKVSSANKVLAAHFKKSDYTPEEVNAITTTEGSDLATAVAAAKFMYANGMTSMPDAEEQMKAGVEYFTDQLNANLNKEFKGRKTGDNPDDFNDKIGYGNANVMPTKKSESHGTHVAGIIAAERNNGLGVNGVANNVKIMAIRAVPNGDEYDKDIAKAIRYAVNNGAKVINGSFGKSYSMHPEWVRDAIKYASDNGVIFVHAAGNDSKDVDTEANFPDDNVNDVELSNTYIRVGSLAPNYGSKMVSGFSNYGKKNVDVFAPGSEVYSTVPENEYKSMGGTSMASPAVAGVVALVWSQYPKLTAPQVKQIIMDSGLVIPSKVIVGGDASNVQPFANLSKSGKIVNAYNALILASQVPK, encoded by the coding sequence ATGAAGATTACCTACAAACCAATTGTATTGTCCGCTTTTGCAGCATTAGTATTATCTAGTTGTGGTGGAAGTTCTCCAATATTATCTACACCCATAGAGAATATTATCAATACACCAATGAAAGAGTCTCCCTTAACAGACATGGAAGCACACAATTGGGGTCATTTAGACTTAGCAAAAGACACCATTCCCGGTATGGCTGTTGATAAGGCTTACGCCGAAATAATTAAGAATAGAAAAGGACAGCAGATTATAGTTGCTGTTATAGATTCAGGAATAGACATTACGCACGAAGATTTAGATGGTGTTATTTGGACAAATCCAAAAGAAATTGCTGGAAATGGAATAGATGATGATTACAATGGATATGTCGATGATATCCATGGATGGAACTTTTTAGGAGATGCCTATGACGAACAATTAGAAATGACTCGTATAGCAGCAACATTGGATACAAGTCTTCCAAGATATGCAGAAGCTAATGCAGAGTTAGAAGAAGCATATCAAAGTGCTTTAAGTGGGAAAAAGCGTTACGATCAAATTTATGAAAAGGTTAGTAGTGCTAACAAAGTTCTAGCTGCCCATTTCAAAAAGTCTGATTACACACCTGAAGAAGTAAATGCTATAACTACAACAGAAGGGTCTGACTTAGCAACAGCGGTTGCTGCAGCTAAATTTATGTATGCTAATGGGATGACTTCTATGCCTGATGCAGAAGAGCAAATGAAGGCTGGTGTAGAATATTTTACAGACCAATTAAATGCAAACCTTAATAAAGAATTTAAAGGACGCAAAACAGGAGATAATCCTGACGATTTTAATGACAAAATAGGTTACGGTAATGCTAACGTTATGCCAACTAAAAAATCTGAGAGTCATGGTACACACGTTGCTGGTATTATTGCTGCAGAACGCAACAATGGTTTAGGTGTAAATGGGGTTGCTAACAATGTGAAAATTATGGCAATTAGAGCAGTACCTAATGGAGATGAATACGATAAAGATATTGCAAAAGCTATTAGATATGCAGTAAATAATGGTGCTAAAGTAATTAATGGTAGTTTTGGTAAAAGCTATTCTATGCACCCAGAATGGGTAAGAGATGCTATTAAATATGCTAGTGATAATGGAGTCATTTTTGTTCATGCTGCAGGTAACGATAGTAAAGATGTAGATACTGAAGCAAACTTTCCTGACGATAATGTAAACGATGTAGAGCTATCAAATACTTATATTCGTGTTGGGTCTTTAGCACCTAATTATGGTAGTAAAATGGTATCAGGATTTTCTAACTACGGTAAGAAAAATGTAGATGTATTTGCTCCTGGTTCAGAAGTTTATTCTACAGTTCCAGAAAACGAATATAAATCAATGGGGGGCACAAGTATGGCTTCTCCTGCTGTAGCTGGTGTTGTTGCTTTAGTTTGGTCTCAATACCCAAAACTAACTGCTCCTCAGGTAAAACAAATTATAATGGATTCTGGCTTAGTTATACCTTCCAAAGTCATTGTTGGTGGAGATGCTAGTAACGTACAACCATTTGCTAATTTAAGCAAATCTGGTAAAATTGTAAATGCTTATAACGCTTTAATTTTAGCATCACAAGTTCCTAAATAA
- a CDS encoding universal stress protein: MSLKPFKTIGIGVAFSPNLKANLYEAARLSLFFEAKLVMIHIGEQSEDKLKTLKIILNTFKKDNLEYEVVFKSGNPVDAILSTSQEKNFDLLIIGAAKRENFVKYYVGSIARKITRQAKCSLLLLINPSIERLPCRHIVVNGLEDPKTEQTIASAFYVASKLNAEQLTIVEEIKQNQIDIKVDDDKSLRHANIIKARISNRETSRINHIIENLPKAHTNNIVIKSQPIFGTQGYSIGHYAQIKRADLLVMNAPTKMTFWDRLFPHDIEHILTELPTDVLIIQ; this comes from the coding sequence GTGTCTTTAAAACCTTTTAAAACTATCGGAATTGGTGTCGCGTTTTCGCCTAACCTAAAAGCAAATCTTTATGAGGCTGCTAGGCTATCCCTATTTTTTGAGGCTAAATTGGTCATGATTCATATTGGAGAGCAGTCTGAAGATAAGTTAAAAACTTTAAAAATTATTTTAAACACTTTTAAAAAAGATAATCTTGAGTATGAAGTCGTTTTTAAATCGGGAAATCCTGTAGATGCGATTTTAAGTACATCTCAAGAAAAAAACTTTGACTTACTTATTATTGGTGCAGCCAAACGTGAAAATTTTGTAAAATACTACGTCGGGTCTATTGCTAGAAAAATTACTAGACAAGCTAAATGTAGTTTGTTACTGTTAATAAATCCTTCTATTGAAAGATTACCGTGTCGACATATTGTAGTTAACGGGTTGGAAGATCCTAAAACGGAACAAACCATTGCTTCTGCTTTTTATGTCGCTTCCAAATTAAATGCCGAACAGTTGACTATTGTTGAAGAAATTAAACAAAACCAAATTGATATCAAAGTCGATGATGACAAATCATTAAGACACGCAAACATTATAAAAGCAAGGATTAGTAATCGTGAAACTTCACGAATTAATCATATTATCGAAAATCTACCAAAAGCACATACTAACAATATTGTTATAAAATCGCAACCCATTTTTGGAACTCAAGGATATTCCATTGGCCACTATGCGCAAATTAAAAGAGCGGATTTATTAGTGATGAATGCGCCAACAAAAATGACCTTTTGGGATCGCTTATTCCCACACGATATAGAACATATTTTAACCGAACTTCCAACAGACGTCTTAATTATTCAATGA
- a CDS encoding TonB-dependent receptor domain-containing protein, which yields MTLKSLCILCFLFYSFTSIAQHDIFGTISDQNGQPLEFTNVILYNQATKSVVTGVVTNKEGVYHLKNTTSDTYYLEVSSLGFQTKLSDKFELQSNKTFDFILEEENLTLDEVVVKSKRPVIRQTAEKLIVDLEKSEMINTNLEDVMRKIPGVLVTNNGISIAGKTGVKILINGKTTEYMDVETLLRDFPADNISKIELIEQPGAEYEASGSGAIINIILKKNVQLGTHGSVTSWIGEDEGLEWGSGFSIASYKNKLNWQSSVNYSEPTWREDLFLVRTVGTETYDQVTKEPYDPKNITISGSLDYYLNENHSIGIGGRFNNRNSTRTISSETIISDINTTETLFSENYFDRDRSNFNINPYYEYKTEANKLVVDFNYVDFTNTNTNTLSDVAGSTIDFTDRRYNQDGTYNIKTYRVDYSRTFSDNLKLSAGTRYADVKTDNDLESLIDNNGDFGLLEDESSRFVIDETIFALYSKISATQGKWSFSGGLRYEDSNTDGTSTFLNNGSLITQVQKRPIKKLFPSASVSRELTAILGASLSYSYRIQRPSYSSLNSFATFLDPFSAGEGNPNLTPSYTNNYQFNLTYDGQPFFIVGYSKTEDVIFELISQDNTTAQIRQQEVNVENNANWNFRLYAPVAFTEGLEGYTGIIVTNTDYQSSTYNVDLNKWNFIWFLEASYELPWAIDFELSGNYGTGALEGQIEVDWFAELDFSFGKKFFDDKLKANLGFSKMLNRGFVGNIDYGNGLAAVESNESRQNVQLRLAYSFGSKFGKNKSRSNSSRDEENRIDGND from the coding sequence ATGACTTTAAAATCATTATGTATTTTATGCTTTCTTTTTTACTCTTTTACTAGTATTGCACAGCACGATATTTTTGGAACTATTTCTGATCAAAATGGGCAACCCCTAGAGTTTACCAATGTGATACTTTATAATCAAGCAACTAAATCCGTTGTTACGGGAGTAGTTACTAATAAAGAAGGCGTTTATCATTTAAAAAATACGACGTCAGATACGTATTATTTAGAAGTGTCGAGTCTTGGGTTTCAGACTAAATTATCTGATAAATTTGAGCTTCAATCTAATAAAACGTTTGACTTTATTTTAGAAGAGGAAAATCTAACATTAGATGAGGTTGTTGTTAAAAGTAAGCGTCCTGTAATAAGACAAACAGCAGAAAAACTAATAGTAGATTTGGAAAAATCAGAAATGATTAACACCAATTTAGAGGATGTGATGCGTAAAATTCCTGGAGTTTTAGTGACTAATAACGGGATTTCGATAGCAGGGAAAACAGGAGTAAAGATTCTTATTAATGGAAAAACAACGGAGTATATGGATGTTGAAACATTACTTAGAGATTTTCCAGCAGACAATATTTCAAAAATAGAATTAATAGAACAACCAGGAGCAGAGTATGAAGCATCAGGTTCTGGAGCCATTATAAACATTATTTTAAAGAAAAACGTCCAATTAGGCACGCATGGTAGTGTGACATCTTGGATAGGAGAGGACGAAGGTTTGGAATGGGGTTCTGGATTTTCTATAGCGAGTTATAAAAACAAATTAAACTGGCAGTCTAGTGTTAATTATTCGGAACCAACATGGCGTGAAGATTTGTTTTTAGTAAGAACGGTTGGTACAGAAACGTATGATCAAGTAACTAAAGAGCCGTATGATCCTAAAAACATTACGATTAGCGGAAGTTTAGATTATTATTTAAACGAAAACCACTCTATTGGAATCGGCGGAAGATTTAATAACCGAAACTCTACAAGAACAATAAGCAGTGAGACTATAATTTCTGATATCAATACGACTGAAACGCTATTTTCTGAAAACTACTTTGATAGAGACCGCTCTAACTTTAATATCAATCCTTATTACGAGTATAAAACCGAGGCTAATAAATTGGTTGTCGATTTTAATTACGTTGATTTTACAAACACTAATACCAATACCTTATCTGATGTTGCAGGAAGTACTATCGATTTTACAGATAGACGCTATAATCAAGACGGAACGTATAATATTAAAACCTATCGTGTTGACTATTCAAGAACATTTTCTGATAATTTAAAACTAAGTGCAGGTACGCGCTATGCGGATGTAAAAACAGATAATGATCTAGAATCTTTAATAGATAACAATGGTGATTTTGGCTTACTAGAAGATGAAAGTAGTCGCTTTGTTATTGATGAAACCATTTTTGCACTGTACTCAAAAATAAGCGCAACGCAAGGTAAATGGTCCTTTTCAGGAGGGTTACGTTATGAAGATAGTAATACAGATGGAACGTCTACATTTTTAAATAATGGTAGTTTGATCACTCAAGTTCAAAAGAGACCCATTAAAAAATTATTTCCAAGTGCGTCAGTTAGCAGAGAACTAACAGCTATTTTAGGGGCAAGTTTGTCTTACAGTTATAGAATACAGAGACCTTCTTATAGTAGTTTAAATTCTTTTGCTACGTTTTTAGATCCCTTTTCAGCAGGAGAAGGAAACCCTAATTTAACACCATCTTATACTAATAATTATCAGTTTAATTTGACGTATGATGGCCAACCTTTTTTTATAGTTGGTTATAGTAAAACAGAGGATGTTATTTTTGAATTAATCTCGCAAGACAATACCACAGCACAAATTAGACAACAAGAAGTAAACGTAGAGAATAATGCTAATTGGAATTTTAGATTGTATGCTCCTGTGGCGTTTACTGAAGGTTTAGAAGGGTATACAGGTATCATTGTAACTAATACAGACTACCAATCCTCAACCTATAATGTCGATTTAAATAAGTGGAATTTTATCTGGTTTTTAGAGGCTAGTTATGAGTTGCCTTGGGCTATTGATTTTGAATTAAGTGGTAATTATGGAACCGGTGCTTTAGAAGGGCAAATTGAGGTAGATTGGTTTGCTGAATTAGATTTTTCTTTTGGTAAAAAATTCTTTGATGATAAGCTGAAAGCCAATCTTGGATTTAGTAAAATGCTTAATAGAGGGTTTGTGGGTAATATAGATTATGGAAATGGTCTTGCAGCTGTGGAAAGTAATGAGTCAAGACAAAATGTGCAACTTAGATTAGCGTATAGTTTTGGTTCTAAATTTGGTAAAAATAAAAGTAGAAGTAACTCTTCAAGAGATGAGGAGAACAGAATTGATGGTAATGATTAG
- a CDS encoding MBL fold metallo-hydrolase: protein MKLHPIQAGHFKLDGGAMFGVVPKSLWTRTNPADANNMIDIAARCLLIEDGNRLTLIDTGMGTKQSDKFYGYYNLYGDDTLEKSLNTAGFSSNDVTDVFLTHLHFDHSGGAFNYNKDHTKLESAFKNAHFWSNKDHWKWATEPNRREVASFLEENILPMEQSGRLKFTDIPQDDILKNSALGFDIFYANGHTDKQMIPMINYKGKTICFMADLLPTAGHLPLPFVMGYDTRPLLTLDEKEKFLNLAADNNYYLFLEHDAHNQIITVQHTEKGVRLKDTFTCNDIFN from the coding sequence ATGAAATTACATCCAATACAAGCAGGTCATTTTAAATTAGATGGCGGTGCCATGTTTGGTGTTGTCCCTAAATCTTTATGGACCAGAACCAATCCAGCAGATGCTAATAACATGATAGATATTGCAGCGCGCTGTTTATTAATTGAAGACGGTAATCGTCTGACGTTAATAGATACAGGTATGGGAACCAAACAAAGCGATAAATTTTATGGTTATTATAACTTATACGGAGACGACACATTAGAAAAATCTTTAAACACTGCCGGTTTTTCTTCAAATGATGTCACAGATGTTTTTTTGACGCATCTTCATTTTGACCATTCAGGTGGTGCTTTTAATTATAATAAAGATCATACAAAGTTAGAATCTGCTTTTAAAAATGCTCATTTTTGGTCTAATAAAGACCATTGGAAATGGGCAACAGAACCTAATCGTCGTGAAGTCGCTTCGTTTTTAGAAGAAAACATACTTCCAATGGAACAAAGTGGTCGTTTAAAATTTACAGATATTCCGCAGGATGATATTTTAAAGAATTCAGCACTGGGTTTCGACATCTTTTATGCCAATGGACATACAGACAAACAAATGATTCCTATGATTAATTATAAAGGAAAAACCATTTGTTTTATGGCCGATTTATTACCAACAGCTGGACATTTACCATTGCCTTTTGTTATGGGTTACGATACAAGGCCACTATTGACCTTAGACGAAAAAGAAAAATTTCTCAATTTAGCAGCGGACAATAATTATTACTTATTTTTGGAGCATGATGCTCATAATCAAATTATCACTGTACAACATACAGAAAAAGGAGTCCGACTAAAAGACACTTTTACCTGTAATGATATTTTTAACTAA
- a CDS encoding cation:proton antiporter has translation MLELGGIIILGILAQWMAWKLKIPAILPLILIGLLVGPIAAEFLSEDGTKWIEPIWNGEEGLFPGESLFYFVSLAISIILFEGGLTLKMSEIKNVGPVITKLISLGSLVTFFGAGAAAHYIFGLTWEISFLFSGLIIVTGPTVITPILRNIPLKKDISTVLKWEGILIDPIGALVAVLVFEFISVDAGGEFTKTALIEFGKIVLFGATFGFTFAHALNFIINKKWVPHYLLNVFALAAVLGVFVLSDVFAHESGLLAVVVMGMVLGNSKSPYLKDLLYFKESLSVLLISILFILLAANINYSELLLIYNWKTAALFAVIILIIRPIGVFLSTHGSKLKFNEKLFISWVGPRGIVAAGIASLFGLKLASKGITGAEYITPLVFVIVLGTVLLNATTARVFAKLVGVFLKESNGILIVGASKVSRLIGHYLESHGRHVVLIDSNQNNINKAQELGLEAINTNIYSETLTDNIELNDVGYLMALTGNNEINKYAINKFSKQFGENGAFRLVSTEEMLDDNNNPQEGLFSHKDDFNRLTEVTKKFPSIQEIEIIDKEHLLDLIKTTNADRDIIPLFIKDDEGELHIISSYNTDIENAKEGYYLVYLGKPLDVEKIDTV, from the coding sequence ATGTTAGAATTAGGAGGAATCATCATTTTAGGGATACTAGCACAATGGATGGCATGGAAATTAAAAATACCTGCTATTTTACCTTTGATATTAATCGGTTTATTAGTTGGCCCAATTGCTGCTGAGTTTTTAAGTGAAGACGGAACCAAGTGGATAGAACCCATTTGGAATGGTGAAGAGGGCTTGTTTCCTGGAGAAAGCTTATTTTATTTTGTGTCCTTAGCGATAAGTATCATTCTTTTTGAAGGTGGTTTAACCTTAAAAATGAGTGAAATTAAAAATGTAGGACCTGTGATTACAAAACTTATTTCATTAGGTTCTTTAGTAACCTTTTTTGGAGCTGGTGCTGCTGCACATTATATTTTTGGTCTGACTTGGGAAATTTCATTTCTATTTTCTGGATTAATAATTGTTACGGGACCCACTGTAATTACTCCTATTTTAAGAAACATACCACTTAAAAAAGATATCTCTACCGTTTTAAAATGGGAAGGGATTTTAATTGATCCTATTGGCGCTTTAGTTGCGGTATTGGTCTTTGAATTTATAAGCGTAGATGCTGGAGGCGAGTTTACTAAAACGGCGTTAATTGAGTTTGGTAAAATTGTACTATTTGGAGCTACTTTTGGTTTTACGTTTGCGCATGCTTTAAACTTTATTATTAATAAAAAATGGGTGCCACATTATTTGCTAAATGTATTTGCATTAGCAGCTGTGTTAGGTGTTTTTGTATTGTCTGATGTATTTGCACATGAGTCCGGATTGCTTGCGGTAGTAGTTATGGGAATGGTTTTGGGTAACTCAAAATCACCGTATTTAAAAGACTTGTTATATTTTAAAGAATCGTTGAGTGTGTTATTGATTTCTATACTTTTTATTCTACTGGCAGCAAATATTAATTATAGCGAGTTATTATTAATTTATAATTGGAAAACAGCAGCACTTTTTGCTGTAATAATTTTGATTATTAGACCTATTGGTGTGTTTTTAAGCACGCACGGTTCTAAACTTAAGTTTAACGAAAAACTATTTATCAGTTGGGTTGGACCACGTGGTATTGTTGCTGCAGGGATTGCTTCTCTTTTTGGCTTAAAATTAGCTAGTAAAGGCATAACAGGAGCAGAGTACATTACACCTTTGGTGTTTGTTATCGTTTTAGGAACGGTACTTTTAAATGCAACGACTGCCAGAGTTTTTGCTAAATTAGTGGGCGTCTTTTTAAAAGAATCTAATGGGATTTTAATTGTTGGAGCCTCTAAAGTCTCACGATTAATTGGTCATTATTTAGAATCTCATGGAAGACATGTGGTGTTGATTGATAGTAATCAAAATAACATTAATAAAGCGCAAGAGTTAGGTTTGGAAGCTATTAATACTAATATTTATTCGGAAACGCTTACAGACAATATCGAGCTGAATGATGTCGGCTATTTAATGGCGCTTACGGGTAATAACGAGATTAATAAATATGCTATTAACAAGTTTTCTAAACAGTTTGGAGAGAATGGTGCTTTTAGATTAGTCTCGACTGAAGAAATGTTGGATGACAATAATAATCCACAGGAAGGTTTATTTTCACATAAGGATGATTTTAATAGATTAACAGAGGTTACAAAAAAGTTTCCGAGCATTCAAGAAATTGAAATTATTGATAAAGAACATTTGTTAGATTTAATAAAAACGACAAATGCAGATAGAGATATCATTCCTTTATTTATTAAAGATGATGAAGGCGAACTGCATATTATTTCATCTTATAACACAGATATTGAAAACGCAAAAGAAGGGTATTATTTAGTGTATTTAGGAAAACCTTTAGATGTCGAAAAAATAGATACAGTATAA
- a CDS encoding SulP family inorganic anion transporter, protein MSPKQNNIKTFFKALPKNIFSGFVVSLIALPLGLGLAMASDAPPISGVIAAVIGGIVVSILGGSNVTIAGPGNGLVGVLLGTIATLGLESAYAAIICSGALLLVLGFLRLGKLADFFPSSAIQGMLAAIGLIILGKQFHIMLAHRIKREDTIDYLFEIPFTLNDAIHYQNTGLIYAALAGVISFLIMIFYSKIRNKYLQLIPAPMWIVILSIGFSYYFELVAHEANPIALKYMISGIPEFSEIVSQIPTVNFSKIGTFPFWTSVFALTLIASIESLLSIKAVDKLDPEKRRSNVNRDLKALGLATVGSGFLGGLNVVTVIARSSVNVNNGGSNRSSNFFHALFLVIFIVLFSTQLTRIPLPALMAILVYTGYKLASPENIKKIFRIGKEQLIIFFVTLIVTLKIGLISGILSGVFITFIIHIVINKNVTLFAKNWLKPNVLMFQEDAHYYVSVKHFCSFLNFYKLKAKLDAIPEDEDVILDFSLCQFVDHTVMENLNNYQELFTKRGGHFEVLGLDLHDTESEHPFALRRLLPVPKLIKNSLTRRQTTIEELTTDFDLNYDSKKERDTLFLNNFLFFRTKQINYIYNQIHNKDNSLNLFDIEFSEGEFIAKEVVRSTMLHIKLDKDIPEFTLDREGFLEKVYAFAGFKDIPIKNHTDFSNRFYLLGEDSKAIQRFFTNEITHFFESNPYYHIESNGKDLLIFGRERLASIKEIKALYDFGKRLKQVIS, encoded by the coding sequence ATGAGCCCAAAACAGAATAACATAAAGACCTTTTTTAAAGCATTACCTAAAAATATTTTTTCTGGTTTTGTGGTCAGCCTTATCGCTTTGCCTTTAGGCTTAGGACTGGCTATGGCTAGTGATGCACCTCCGATTTCTGGTGTAATTGCTGCCGTAATTGGTGGTATTGTGGTTTCTATTTTAGGCGGTAGTAATGTTACTATTGCTGGTCCAGGAAATGGATTAGTGGGTGTTCTTTTAGGCACTATAGCAACCTTAGGACTAGAAAGCGCTTATGCTGCCATAATTTGTTCCGGTGCCTTACTATTAGTATTAGGTTTTTTAAGATTAGGAAAATTAGCAGATTTCTTTCCATCTTCAGCAATACAAGGCATGTTGGCTGCCATTGGGTTAATTATTTTAGGAAAACAGTTTCATATTATGCTGGCACATAGGATAAAACGTGAAGATACTATTGACTATCTTTTTGAGATTCCGTTTACCTTAAATGATGCCATTCATTACCAAAATACAGGCTTAATTTATGCAGCTTTAGCCGGAGTTATTAGTTTTTTAATTATGATATTTTATTCTAAAATCAGAAATAAATATCTACAACTTATTCCGGCACCGATGTGGATTGTTATTCTATCTATAGGTTTTAGTTATTATTTTGAATTAGTAGCGCACGAAGCTAACCCAATCGCTCTTAAATACATGATTTCTGGTATACCAGAATTTTCAGAAATCGTATCTCAAATTCCAACTGTTAACTTTAGTAAAATAGGTACATTTCCATTCTGGACAAGTGTTTTCGCACTAACACTTATTGCGAGTATAGAATCTTTATTAAGTATCAAAGCGGTGGATAAATTAGATCCTGAAAAACGCAGAAGTAATGTTAATCGTGACTTAAAAGCTTTAGGTTTAGCGACTGTAGGAAGTGGCTTTTTAGGAGGTCTTAACGTAGTAACTGTTATTGCAAGAAGCTCTGTTAATGTCAATAATGGCGGTAGTAACAGGTCCTCTAACTTTTTTCACGCATTATTTTTAGTGATTTTTATTGTACTATTTAGTACGCAATTAACACGTATTCCATTGCCCGCTTTAATGGCTATATTGGTTTATACAGGGTATAAATTAGCCTCTCCAGAAAACATTAAAAAGATTTTCAGAATTGGTAAAGAGCAATTAATTATCTTTTTTGTAACATTAATTGTAACCCTAAAAATTGGATTAATCTCTGGTATTTTATCAGGTGTGTTTATTACCTTTATTATACATATTGTTATTAATAAAAACGTCACTTTATTTGCTAAAAACTGGCTAAAACCAAATGTCTTAATGTTTCAAGAAGATGCTCATTATTACGTTAGCGTCAAACATTTTTGTAGCTTTTTAAATTTCTATAAATTAAAAGCAAAACTAGACGCTATTCCAGAAGACGAAGACGTGATTTTAGACTTTTCATTATGTCAATTTGTAGATCACACCGTCATGGAAAATCTAAATAATTACCAAGAATTATTTACCAAACGTGGTGGTCATTTTGAAGTATTAGGATTAGATTTACATGATACTGAATCTGAGCATCCTTTTGCACTGCGTCGCTTATTACCAGTACCAAAACTTATTAAAAACAGCTTAACACGTCGTCAAACGACTATTGAAGAATTGACTACAGATTTTGATTTAAATTACGATTCTAAAAAAGAACGTGACACCCTATTTTTAAATAACTTTTTATTTTTTAGAACGAAGCAAATTAATTACATATACAACCAAATCCATAACAAAGATAACTCCTTAAACCTATTTGATATCGAATTTTCTGAAGGAGAATTTATTGCCAAAGAAGTCGTGCGTAGTACCATGCTTCATATAAAATTAGATAAAGATATTCCTGAATTTACTTTAGACAGAGAAGGTTTTTTAGAAAAAGTATATGCGTTTGCTGGTTTTAAAGATATTCCTATTAAAAATCATACGGATTTCTCTAATCGCTTTTATTTATTAGGTGAGGATTCTAAAGCTATACAACGCTTTTTTACAAATGAAATTACACACTTTTTTGAAAGCAACCCGTATTATCATATCGAATCTAACGGTAAAGATTTACTAATCTTTGGAAGAGAACGTCTAGCTAGTATTAAAGAAATTAAAGCGCTTTATGACTTCGGAAAACGACTTAAACAAGTGATTTCTTAA